Proteins encoded in a region of the Onychostoma macrolepis isolate SWU-2019 chromosome 20, ASM1243209v1, whole genome shotgun sequence genome:
- the ppil6 gene encoding probable inactive peptidyl-prolyl cis-trans isomerase-like 6: MASTVHLEIVGLLNKHNFQIAKSIAEGLKNKFPESFDDPTIRPLLECDWHDYLSNKKRELKGEVWQYSGCLMSFANGQLLGDERKLSSWAEKEWKFSFHRPQALYKALAEEYYTSNLRSTGHIFVYMDIESGGEAFGRLLFELFSDLCPKTCRNFKALCTGEAGLSKSNLALSYKGSIFHRVVRNGWLQGGDISPERKGNWGETIYGPTFEDENFVVSNNKRGILGMANKGAHSNGSQFYITLQPASWMDHKYVAFGQLVEGTEVLKRLEAVPTYNERPKQDCKISACGVFEP, from the exons ATGGCATCCACCGTACATTTGGAGATCGTCGgtcttttaaataaacataattttcaAATAGCCAAAAGCATTGCCGAG ggactgaaaaataaattcccGGAATCATTTGATGATCCAACAATTCGCCCGTTGCTGGAATGTGACTGGCATGACTATTTATCGAATAAAAAGAGG GAGCTGAAGGGGGAGGTTTGGCAGTACAGCGGTTGTCTAATGTCCTTTGCAAACGGTCAGTTGCTCGGTGATGAGAGGAAACTGTCCAGCTGGGCAGAGAAAGAGTGGAAGTTTTCTTTCCATCGACCACAGGCGCTTTATAAAGCCCTGGCTGAGGAGTATTACACCAGCAACCTGCGAAGCACAGGG catatttttgtttatatggaTATTGAAAGCGGTGGAGAGGCCTTTGGCAGACTGTTGTTTGAG CTGTTCTCAGACTTGTGTCCAAAGACGTGTAGGAATTTTAAGGCCTTGTGCACTGGAGAGGCAGGTTTGTCCAAGAGCAACCTTGCGCTGAGCTATAAGGGCTCAATTTTCCACAGAGTTGTGCGAAATGGCTGGCTGCAGGGTGGAG ATATTTCACCTGAAAGGAAAGGCAATTGGGGAGAGACTATCTATGGCCCAACATTTGAGG ATGAGAATTTTGTCGTATCCAACAACAAGCGTGGCATTCTGGGAATGGCTAATAAAGGTGCTCATAGCAATGGCTCTCAGTTCTACATCACACTGCAGCCAGCGTCCTGGATGGACCACAAATATGTGGCTTTTGG ACAACTTGTTGAGGGCACAGAGGTTCTGAAGAGACTAGAGGCAGTGCCCACCTACAACGAGAGGCCCAAACAGGACTGCAAAATATCAGCATGTGGAGTATTTGAGCCCTGA
- the henmt1 gene encoding small RNA 2'-O-methyltransferase: MTTPFSPPLYMQRYQFVIDYVKTYRPKKVIDFGCAECFLLKKLKFHRNGIQLLVGVDLNSVVLLKRMHTLAPLISDYLQPSDGPLTIELYQGSVTEREPCTRGFDLVTCVELIEHLELVEVARFSEVVFGFMAPGAVIVSTPNAEFNPLLPGLRGFRNHDHKFEWTRAEFQTWAHKVCKDYGYTVQFTGVGEAVGHWREVGFCTQIAVFQRNFHDSMSNAERLEPSVYRLMYKVVYPSLSDNNIYQRTLVNEVLYEAQHLRQEWLSRMNMDSNNNAHFCAPPLMDIFQHGVEGGTRDWQPVYQQGGTICVPLARVWSSPRVRALCGSVQRLGEELLVDSRVRMSADGTVLNLPAADDDDEEEVKEEEEDVKAVSGIANSVEEDWDRELGCYGDV; encoded by the exons ATGACCACGCCGTTTTCCCCTCCGCTTTATATGCAGCGATACCAGTTTGTTATCGACTATGTGAAAACCTACCGACCTAAAAAG GTCATCGATTTCGGATGCGCAGAATGTTTCTTATTAAAAAAGCTTAAGTTTCATCGCAACGGTATACAGTTACTAGTGGGAGTTGATCTCAACAGCGTCGTTCTCCTGAAGAGAAT GCACACGTTGGCTCCACTTATAAGTGATTATCTACAGCCAAGTGATGGGCCTTTGACCATTGAGTTGTATCAAGGCTCTGTCACAGAAAGGGAGCCCTGCACCAGAGGATTTGATCTTGTGACTTGTGTGGAGTT AATCGAACACCTGGAGCTTGTGGAGGTGGCAAGGTTTTCTGAGGTGGTGTTTGGCTTCATGGCACCAGGTGCCGTGATCGTAAGCACACCAAACGCAGAGTTCAACCCACTGCTGCCAGGCCTGAGAGGATTCAGAAACCATGACCACAAGTTCGAATGGACCAGAGCGGAGTTTCAAACTTG GGCTCACAAGGTGTGTAAAGACTATGGCTACACCGTGCAATTCACAGGAGTTGGAGAAGCTGTTGGCCACTGGAGAGAAGTGGGATTCTGCACCCAGATTGCCGTGTTCCAGAGGAATTTCCATGATTCCATGAGCAATGCTGAACGCTTGGAACCCTCAGTCTATAGACTG ATGTACAAAGTAGTGTATCCGAGCCTAAGTGATAACAACATCTACCAGAGAACTTTAGTTAATGAAGTCTTGTATGAGGCACAGCACCTGAGACAGGAATGGCTCAGCAGAAtgaacatggattccaacaatAATGCACACTTCTGTGCTCCTCCATTAATGGACATATTCCAGCATGGGGTTGAAGGGGGTACACGTGACTGGCAGCCTGTCTACCAGCAAGGCGGCACCATTTGCGTTCCTTTGGCACGTGTGTGGTCCAGTCCCAGAGTGAGAGCGCTGTGTGGGAGCGTGCAGCGTCTCGGGGAGGAACTACTGGTGGACTCACGAGTGAGGATGAGCGCTGATGGAACGGTGCTAAACCTGCCCgctgctgatgatgatgatgaggaagAGGTgaaggaagaagaggaagatgtGAAAGCAGTATCAGGCATAGCAAACAGTGTGGAGGAGGACTGGGATAGGGAGCTTGGGTGTTACGGAGATGTATAA